The following coding sequences lie in one Numida meleagris isolate 19003 breed g44 Domestic line chromosome Z, NumMel1.0, whole genome shotgun sequence genomic window:
- the FOXB2 gene encoding forkhead box protein B2, translating into MPRPGKSSYSDQKPPYSYISLTAMAIQHSAEKMLPLSDIYKFIMERFPYYREHTQRWQNSLRHNLSFNDCFIKIPRRPDQPGKGSFWALHPDCGDMFENGSFLRRRKRFKVLRPEHHSPPPPGKVPGLAGPETAVAAAAAAAAVGRLPQFSPYGGSQPSGFKHPFAIENIIGRDYKGVLQAGGLPLASVMHHLGYPVPSGVVGSVWPHVGVMDPVAGVPVSPDYGPFGVPVKALCHPPAQTMPAVPVPIKPAPAMPALTVAASQLCPAASPASAALLEQAAGTAPEGKGSLHSVLVHS; encoded by the exons aTGCCCAGGCCGGGGAAGAGCTCGTACAGCGACCAGAAGCCGCCCTACTCCTACATCTCGCTGACGGCCATGGCCATACAGCACTCGGCCGAGAAGATGCTGCCCCTGAGCGATATCTACAAGTTCATCATGGAGCGCTTCCCCTACTACCGGGAGCACACGCAGCGCTGGCAGAACTCGCTCCGCCACAACCTCTCCTTCAACGACTGCTTCATCAAGATCCCGCGCCGCCCCGACCAGCCGGGCAAGGGCAGCTTCTGGGCTCTGCACCCCGACTGCGGGGACATGTTCGAGAACGGCAGCTTCCTCCGCCGCCGCAAGCGCTTCAAGGTCCTGCGGCCCGAGCACCACT cgccgcctcccccgGGCAAGGTGCCGGGGCTGGCGGGCCCCGAGACGGCCgtggccgccgccgccgccgccgccgccgtggGGAGGCTGCCGCAGTTCTCGCCCTACGGTGGCAGCCAGCCCTCGGGCTTCAAGCATCCCTTCGCCATCGAGAACATCATCGGCAGAGATTACAAGGGCGTGCTGCAGGCCGGCGGGCTGCCGCTGGCCTCGGTGATGCACCACCTGGGCTACCCGGTGCCCAGCGGCGTGGTCGGCTCCGTGTGGCCCCACGTCGGGGTGATGGACCCCGTGGCCGGCGTGCCCGTGTCCCCCGACTACGGACCCTTCGGGGTGCCCGTGAAGGCGCTCTGCCATCCGCCGGCGCAGACCATGCCCGCCGTGCCCGTGCCCATCAAGCCGGCGCCCGCCATGCCCGCACTGACGGTCGCCGCCTCGCAGCTCtgccccgccgcctccccggCCTCCGCCGCCCTCCTGGAGCAGGCGGCGGGCACCGCCCCCGAGGGCAAGGGCTCGCTGCACTCCGTCCTGGTGCACTCCTaa